A section of the Synechococcales cyanobacterium T60_A2020_003 genome encodes:
- a CDS encoding FAD-binding oxidoreductase, whose protein sequence is MTAIAPLLSTHLNAQTLVSWEELNPVLQAQIRSATDSDEGVECVAYPQTQDELATILQVAYANRWRILPLGTGSKLQWGGLAPSVDLAVSTAGLTRVVDHAVGDLTVTAEAGLAIATLHQTLTPHRQWLPISPTYPQSTLGGLVATADAGALRQRYGGIRDLLIGITMVRYDGQVAHAGGRVVKNVAGYDLMKLLTGSFGTLGIISEVTFRLYPVPESSETVVLTGTVAAIAQTLQTLRASALTPTAIDLLATETVQALNLGQGMGLMVRFQTTPVSIQQQATQLIDWAAQAGLTGDRLSGEPETHLWHQLQEQLIGTPSLSAIACKIGVLPAVSAIALDKLSHCLGSLDAGVIHAGSGLGMVRCGAIGESGQRLRAAREICEAHGGFLTVLDAPKSLKQAIDVWGYSGNALDAMRRLKQRFDPHSLLSPNRFIAGL, encoded by the coding sequence ATGACTGCGATCGCCCCTTTGCTTTCGACTCATCTCAACGCCCAGACGCTAGTTTCTTGGGAGGAACTGAATCCAGTTTTGCAGGCTCAGATCCGATCCGCAACGGATTCTGATGAGGGTGTCGAATGCGTTGCCTATCCGCAGACCCAGGATGAACTCGCAACAATTTTGCAAGTTGCCTATGCCAATCGCTGGCGAATTCTCCCCTTGGGCACAGGCAGCAAACTCCAATGGGGCGGACTGGCACCCTCGGTGGATCTGGCCGTCAGCACCGCTGGCCTAACGCGAGTGGTAGACCATGCAGTGGGAGATTTAACGGTGACTGCCGAGGCCGGATTGGCGATCGCCACCCTTCACCAAACCCTGACTCCCCACCGCCAATGGTTGCCCATCTCCCCCACCTATCCTCAGTCCACCCTAGGCGGATTGGTCGCCACTGCCGATGCTGGAGCACTCCGCCAACGCTATGGGGGCATTCGGGATTTGCTGATTGGGATTACGATGGTGCGCTATGACGGTCAGGTGGCTCATGCGGGGGGACGGGTCGTTAAAAACGTGGCGGGTTACGATTTGATGAAACTGTTGACGGGTTCCTTTGGAACGTTGGGTATCATCAGCGAGGTGACGTTTCGGCTATATCCGGTTCCGGAATCCTCAGAAACGGTTGTGCTAACGGGAACCGTAGCGGCGATCGCCCAAACCCTGCAAACGCTCCGAGCCTCTGCCCTCACGCCCACTGCGATTGACCTGTTAGCCACCGAAACCGTTCAAGCCTTGAATTTAGGACAAGGGATGGGCTTAATGGTGCGGTTTCAGACAACCCCGGTGAGTATCCAGCAGCAGGCTACCCAACTGATCGATTGGGCCGCCCAAGCAGGTTTAACGGGCGATCGCCTGTCCGGAGAGCCTGAGACCCATCTATGGCACCAATTACAAGAACAACTGATCGGAACCCCCTCCCTCAGCGCGATCGCCTGCAAAATAGGAGTGTTGCCTGCGGTGAGTGCGATCGCCCTAGATAAGCTCAGCCATTGTCTTGGTTCGCTGGATGCAGGAGTCATCCATGCAGGTAGCGGTTTGGGGATGGTGCGCTGTGGTGCAATCGGTGAATCTGGACAAAGGCTGCGGGCAGCTCGTGAAATTTGTGAAGCCCATGGGGGATTTCTAACTGTTCTGGATGCGCCAAAATCCCTGAAGCAAGCCATCGATGTTTGGGGATATTCTGGCAA